Below is a genomic region from Falco naumanni isolate bFalNau1 chromosome 17, bFalNau1.pat, whole genome shotgun sequence.
CAGCATCTCTCACCGCCATCTCCATCCCACGCAGGATCCCCCTGAGGAAAGGCAAGTCCATGAGGGAGCTGATGAGGGACAAGGGGGTGCCGGAGGGTTTCCTGAAGAACCTCAAAGGCGACCCCGGTAGGAAATACCAGTTCAGTAATGCTGTGACTTACGAAGCGCTAACGAACTACCTGCATGTAAGTAGtaaagcttttccttcctcctctgggTCGCCCAGCCCTGGTTTTTGGGGATGCTCCCCCTCTTCTCCCGCCTGCCCGCAGGAAGCTCCGCAGCGGGCGGCTCTGCTCCATCCCCACTCCCAAGCCCAGGGGCTGCGCTGGGCATGGGCAGGATCTGTGCTTCGTAGCCTGGCTCCGAgggctgggtgatgctgggagacaaaggcaggaggcagcacgGCTTATCCTGAATTGATTTCCCTTCGCAGAAAGAGTGGAGTGGGATGGCTATAGGGCAGGGCTGCCCTTGCCAGCCTGACTTTGTTGTATCATAGGCAAATCGTTGCCCCGTTCCGTGCTTTAGCCACCCTGGGTGCACTCAAGGACTATGAGCCCTTCCTACGACCCCTGGGCAGTTTGGGTTTCTCAGCTAGCAGAGGGCAGAGGGCTGAAAACTCTCATTCAAAGAAACAGGCAGAAACAGACcgacaccccccaccccacccccctgctctTGTTCACAGTCCTTCTACTTTGGGGAGATCAGCATCGGGACCCCCCCGCAAAATTTCCTGGTAATCTTTGACACCGGCTCTGCCAACCTGTGGGTGCCCTCCACCTACTGCCAGGATCCAGCCTGTGGTGAGCATCCCTCGGGGGACGCGGCAGAGCCGGGGGGTCAGGGCTCCCCACCCTTTGGTGCACTCAGACATCCCTTGCGTGCTGGGGATGGAGCTGTGACAGGGAAATCGGGGACAGCCGGTGGGGTTTGGTGTTTGCTCTGCCCGGTGACACCGGCGGGGCTGGTTTGGGACAGCCCCTTCCCTGTAAAGCTCCTTGCTGGGGATTTCTGCCTGTGTGGGGACCGGGATGCTGAACCCAGGGCAGGATGTGACCTGGGGGCTGTGACGGCTCCCTGCAGTGAATCATAACAGGTTCAACAGCGGCATGTCGTCCACCTTCTCGAGCATCGACGTGACCTACACCCTGCGCTACGGGTTTGGTGACGTGGCGGTGGCGCTCGGGTACGACACCGTGACAGTAAGTGACGTGTTGCATCGGTGTGTTGCTGTAACGGGGGTAAGAAGGGACGGTGGTGGTGATCAGCCCAATCTCTGTAAAAATTTACGGCGCAGCTGCAAGTACCTTCTTGTTTTGGCTGTTAGTGCCTGGATCTCCCATGCAGAGCTGATGGCGTGTCTGCATAAACTCACTCAGAGACCGCAAACTGACTCTGGCTGAATCCCCTGGGATTTTCATCGCTGCTTTGGGCTAAGGGGTGACAAAATATCTTTGgccatgtttgttttttacactGATGGCTGAGCTTTGTCATTATGGGCCAGAAGAAATGTTCTGTTGCGAGACTCGCATGCAATGGAAGTGCgattttaaatcaatttaaCGGAGGCAAAACGCTTTTTTGTAGCTggttttacaaaataataatggtGATGGCACGAAGACTATGAGCCAGGCTGCTCCCGATTCCATCTggggaagagctcagcacctctcaGTGCAGACTTACCTTTGTGACCTGCCTGGCcacccctgcctctccccagaAACTCCctggtgggatgctgctgtcaAGGGGGATGTCCCAAATCATCTCCCAGcatctttcctctccctccagaTCCAGAACATTGTCATCAGGAACCAGGAGTTTGGCCTGAGCCTGGATGAGCCCAGCAGTCCCTTTTACTACCTGGACTTCGATGGGATTTTGGGCATGTCTTACCCAGGCGTTGGCATCAGTGGTTACAACACGCTGTTGCAGAACATGATGCAGCAGAACCAGCTCGAAGAACCcatcttcagcttttatttctcacGGTAGGACCTCTGACGGCAGGTCTCCCTCTTGCATAGAGCCAGCCTGGATCCCACCCTTTCTCCCACTCTCCATCCACGTGTTCTCCCCACACACCGCTTGCCACTGGGCAGCCTGCCTGATTCAGGGTTTAATTTTGTGTCTTTCCAGCAACCCGACGTATGAGTACGGTGGGGAAGTCGTCCTCGGAGGGATTGCCTCGCAGCTGTACACTGGGGAGATTTTATGGACTCCTGTGATCCAGGAACTCTACTGGAAGATCGGCATTGAGGAGTGAGCGCTGCACGATGGCTTGGAGCAGATCTTGGAGGCACGGGAGccttttctgatgctttttctgctgctgtctccagGTTCTCCATTGGGCAGTCGGGCACGGGCTGgtgcagccaaggctgccatGGCATTGTGGACACCGGGACGTTCCTGCTGACCATCCCAGCACAATTCATGTCAGAATTCCTGCAGGCATTGGGTGCAGAGGAGAATGACTACGGGGTAGGTGGGAAGGTTGCCCTGTGCCCATGAGGGGCTGATGCCATGGGATGAGGATGTGTCTGGGTGGTGATGCTGAGCTGTGGAGGGCTCCTGGCATCTCTGGAGCAAAACTGCAGAGCTCTATCTCCCCTTGCAATGGGAATTCTTCCAAATATGTTAAACCCACATCAGCACAGCCCCGCCGAAGTCAGAGCTGTGCTGATCCTTAGGGAGCATGGCTGGGGTTACAGCCAGAGGAAGGACAGTGCCCAGCCCAGGGGGTCCTGACCCCTCTGCCCCTCTTTGCTTCTTTTGCAGTACGTCGTTGACTGCAACAGCGTCCCGAGCATGCCCACCCTCTACTTCGGCATCAGCGGAACCCAGTTGTCGCTGCCACCCTCTATCTATGTCTTAAACGTAGGTGTGATTTTATCATTCCCAACCTCGTAGGGCAGTTTTGCTCAGGAGAAAGTCGGGAGTTTCTTTTCAAACGCAGAAGCTTCCAGCAGCCCGAGTGCCGTATTTCCCAGCACCTAATTTCACGGTGCTTTTGCGTGCCTGTATGTGACTGTAAGGGGGATCTAATCCTGCTCCAGGCCAAAGCAGCCGTGAAGGCATGGGAAACACAAATCTCCTGTGCTCCTCACTGGCACTGAAACGTGTTCCTTTTCCCCCGGCAGAACGACGGCATCTGCACCGTTGCAGTCGAGAGCACATACGTGCCCTCTACCAACGGCCAGCCGCTCTGGATCCTGGGCAACATCTTCCTCCGGCAGTATTACTCCATCTTCGACTTGGCAAACAACCAAGTTGGCTTTGCCCTGTCAGCCTAGGGATGCTGAGCATCGCCCGTGGGATAATTTGTCCCTGCAAGACTTTATTCTCCCTTGCATCTGTGTACAGTGATGAGTAGGCTCCAAATCTCCTGAAGTGAATAAAAAGGCTACGGATGTAACCGCCTTGTGTCTCATCGGGCTGCGGCTGAGCAGGATCTGGCACAGCTCTTCctaataaaacaacaaaatctgaGTTCATGCTCAAGGTTTCCAAGGGCTGACTGGGCTTTCCGGTGAGTGCGGAGCCTTTCGATTGGCAGCAATGACAAATTTGGGGTCACCCTTTTGATTGGAACCCGGAtccctgctggagctggctgggaaagcaggaTGACCAGGAGAAATTCAGGCTGCACCATGTGCTCAGCCGCAGCTCGGGGGACGCCAGGGCTGAACTGGTGCAGTAGCTGGAGGCTTCAGGAACCAGTTCAGAGCAGGATGAGCCGCGCCAAGGAGCTGCGTGTGAACAGCTCCCAGTTCATTAGGTCTGGGGGAATTGCCCACACgtatttgcaaataaatgagGGATTAAAAAGTGTCAGGCGAGGACACTCAAGCTGAAGAACCCCtccctggttttgttcttgagGGATAAATCTCTCCAttgctgcagcccagaaggATGGGTGATGAGAagaagtgggggggggggacgggacacaGACGGACGGACATGCCTGGGTTGCAGATGTGACCAGTTCGAGGTGCCTGGATCCCCCCCAAGAGGAGATGCAGCGTCAGACGGATGGGGCCAGCACCAAGTGCCTGAGCCAGCGCCGAGGCTGGTCCTCGAGGTGCAGCACGGGGAGATGCACGGGAGCTGCGGCACCCAAGGGCCCCATCGCTGGTTGCCTGACACCCACCTCCCAGTCAGATGACAGTCACCCCACTGGGGCATGTGACCGCCCGTGAAATCTGCTGTTTCCAGCCAAATCTGCCACGGCGGGTCCCGTGGAGCTCCCAGCCACGGAGAGGGAAGCACCGTCCTGCTGCCACCCCGGCAGCCCGTGGCAGGGTCATGCCGTGCACTGGGGGACTCGAGGTGCAGCGGGATGTGCTGGTCCCCACCGCTCCCCCCTGCTACAGCGTCCCCCGCAAGGGGCTGCATGACCACGGTGCAGGGAGTGGTAAAACCCTGGTGCGAGGGGCTTGCACGACCCCAGTGCAAGGAGCTGCATGACTGTGGTGCAAGGAGCTGTGTGAGGGTGCAAAGGGCCGTATGATGCCAGTGCAAGGAGTGGTAAAACCCCAGTGCAAGGGGCTGTGTGACCCTGGTGCAAGGAACTGCATGATCCTGGTGCAAGGGGTTGTGTGACCCCAGTGCAAGGAGTGGTAAAACCCTGGTGCAAGGGGTTGCATGACCCTGGTGCAAGGAGCTG
It encodes:
- the LOC121098510 gene encoding pepsin B-like, giving the protein MRWLVLALLCFQLGAGVVRIPLRKGKSMRELMRDKGVPEGFLKNLKGDPGRKYQFSNAVTYEALTNYLHSFYFGEISIGTPPQNFLVIFDTGSANLWVPSTYCQDPACVNHNRFNSGMSSTFSSIDVTYTLRYGFGDVAVALGYDTVTIQNIVIRNQEFGLSLDEPSSPFYYLDFDGILGMSYPGVGISGYNTLLQNMMQQNQLEEPIFSFYFSRNPTYEYGGEVVLGGIASQLYTGEILWTPVIQELYWKIGIEEFSIGQSGTGWCSQGCHGIVDTGTFLLTIPAQFMSEFLQALGAEENDYGDYVVDCNSVPSMPTLYFGISGTQLSLPPSIYVLNNDGICTVAVESTYVPSTNGQPLWILGNIFLRQYYSIFDLANNQVGFALSA